In Salvelinus sp. IW2-2015 unplaced genomic scaffold, ASM291031v2 Un_scaffold5651, whole genome shotgun sequence, one DNA window encodes the following:
- the LOC112078410 gene encoding adiponectin receptor protein 2, producing the protein MYMFRSNMYFAAPFQEKIVIGIFFIGAILCLSFSWLFHTVYCHSEGVSRVFSKLDYSGIAFLIMGSFVPWLYYSFYCSPNPRLIYLVVVCILGVSAIIVSQCDFFAKPQYRGVRAGVFVGLGLSGVVPTLHFVITEGLLRATTMGQMGWLLLMATLYISGACIYAARIPERFFPGKCDIWFHSHQLFHVLVVAGAFVHFHGVSNLQAFRYAAGAGCEEDNAL; encoded by the exons ATGTATATGTTTCGTTCCAACATGTACTTTGCTGCCCCGTTCCAGGAGAAGATAGTGATCGGTATCTTCTTCATCGGGGCCATCCTGTGTCTGTCCTTCTCCTGGCTCTTCCACACCGTCTACTGCCACTCTGAGGGCGTCTCTCGCGTCTTCTCCAA actGGACTACTCTGGCATAGCCTTCCTGATCATGGGCTCCTTTGTTCCGTGGCTCTACTACTCGTTCTACTGCTCTCCCAACCCCAGGTTAATCTACCTTGTAGTAGTCTGCATACTAGGAGTCTCTGCCATCATCGTCTCACAGTGTGACTTCTTCGCTAAGCCACAGTACCGCGGCGTCAGAGCAG gaGTGTTTGTAGGTCTGGGTCTGAGCGGTGTGGTCCCCACCCTGCACTTTGTCATCACTGAAGGCTTGCTGAGAGCCACTACTATGGGTCAGATGGGCTGGCTCCTCCTCATGGCTACTCTCTACATCTCTGGAGCCTGTATCTACGCAGCCCGCATCCCAGAGAGGTTCTTCCCTGGGAAATGTGACATCTGG ttccACTCCCATCAGTTGTTCCACGTCCTGGTGGTGGCGGGAGCGTTCGTCCATTTCCACGGCGTGTCCAACCTGCAGGCCTTCCGCTACGCTGCCGGGGCGGGCTGTGAAGAGGACAATGCCCTGTGA